In Flammeovirgaceae bacterium, the sequence GGTAGTAATGTATTCATTGTACCACCTGAACAAGGAAGGCCATGTATGCTCGGAGAATACAATCTCCAATTGAATATGGGAGTTGTGAGGCAGGTCTTTCATTACTCCGGTTACTGTAAGAGTTACCGGTTCGCCCTGACGCCTGAGTGCCGACCAGATTTGTTTGCCGAGGTAGGGCCCGCTGCCAAAATACTTTTTAGCCAGTGTTTCGGAAATCACAATGCCATCGGGCGTTTTCAACGCGGTGGCCGCATCACCTTCCACCAGCGGAAAATTGAAGAACTGAAAGTAATTATCGCTTACCGACCACGTGCGTTCATAACTGCGCGTGCCGGGTTCATTGCCAAGGGTTACACGGCCAAAAGCTGAAAGCCTGCAGGTTGCCTCAATTTCCTCAAACTGCGCATCGGCTTCCGTACCCAGCAAGGCCGATACCTGCGCAATGTTGCGCGTACTGCCATCATTCTGTTGCTGGTGTTCCATTATGCGAACAATATTATCCGCATCGGCATGAAACGTATCGAAGCTCAGCTCATCGTGCAGATAGAGTGAGATCAGAATGAAACACAAAAATCCGAGTGTAAGTCCTGCCACATTCACGATTGTAAACGTTCTGTTTTTTACCAGGTGGCGAAGGGCGATTTTGAGGTTGTTAAGCAACATCGGGTATGAAATTTACTCCCTATTACCAATAATCAGGCCAGCAGAAATTCAGCAATGTTATTTTGGAAGTCGGCATACCAAAATTCAGTAAGTCCGATTTCGGTCAAGATTGTTCGCTAATGGGCAATACTTGTAGGTAACGTGCGATGTTATCTGTACAAATCAAACTGACGGTATCCTTCTTCAGCACGCATCTTGCCCCGGTTAACGTAGTAGTTCCGATCAGTCGGGGCCGTGGTTCCGAGCCCGTCAACATACCGATTGCACAGGCAGAAGAATGCTGCAATAAGTACAGTATCATGAATTTCTTTATCGGTAGCACCGGCATTACGGGCCCGTTCAATTTGCTGAGGGGTAACTGCTTTACCGCTTCGTTGTACACTACCGGCAATACTGAGCAGGGCCTTTAATTTTTCAGGTAATGGTTTTGATTCGAAGTCTTCTTTTATTTTATCGAGTGTCTGGATATCGCATTGAAGGTAATGCTGGGCAATGGCGCCATGGGCATTCTGGCAGAAGAAGCAGTCGTTAAGATAAGATACATAAGTAGCGATGAGTTCGCGGTCGCCACGCGACAGGGTGTTGTCATCCCGAAGAAGTATTTCGGCAAGTTCATTGAGATGGGTTGCCGTTTCGGGTCTGAAGGCCATTAATCCGCGTATTCCGGGCAGGTCGTCTTGTATGGTTATATACGCCATGATAAATTAAGTATCAATAAGATTTTTTTCGCGTGCAAATAATATGGAAATAAATCCAACCAGAAAGATAAATGAAAAGATGAATAAAGCATTCCCGTAACCGCCCAGAAAGTCCACCATCCAGCCAACGAAAAAGACAGCTGCTGCAGTAAAGGTGCGCCCGATGTTGAAACAAAAACCGGTTGCTGAAGAGCGTACCCGGGTTGGAAACAATTCGGGGATGTAAACATTTAATATACCCTGGCTCATGCCGAAGAAGAAGGCAATTCCGGCCATTTCAAGGTAACTGTAAATGGTTAGGCTTGGGTTGAGTTTAAACAAAATGAAACTAAAGGCAAACACGGCCGCATAGCACAGAAGCAAAGCGCGCTTGATGCCGAGGAAGTTACTTACCCACCCGGATACAAATCCGCCCACCAAACCCCCGGTTGCAAACAGCATCATGCTAAGGCCGCGCTCTTTTTGACCATCAGAATTGTGAACAAGCGTTTGAACCCACGTGGGCAGCCACGAGAAGATGGCCCATAATCCGATGAGCATGGAACCGTAGATAATGCACCCGATGATCAGGTCGGACACGAGTGAAGGATGAAAGAACGCAATGGTATCTGATTGTTGTTCAGGCAACCGGGCTTTCCACCGGGCCGATTCCTCAAGGTAGAAATGCGAGAGCATACCCAGCGCCAACGGTGCTATGCCAATCAGGAACCCCGTACGCCAGTTGCTAATGAAATAGGTAATCAATCCGGCTGCGAAAATTCCTATAGGAATTGTGGTGGATAAAATTCCAAGAACAACATTTCTGGATTTGTCCGGCCACTCCTCGGCAACAAGTATGGTGGTGGTAACCAATATTCCGCCAACGCCTACTCCCGTAAGGAAGCGAAGTGCTGCCACAAGTTGCCAACTCTCAGCAAAGGCGGTAAGGAAGGTAAAGACACCAATGAACACAATTGAAAGCTGTACTCCGGGTTTTCTGCCCATCCGGTCGCTGAAGAATCCAAGGAGCAGGCCTCCGGCCATCATACCGAACAAATACAAGGAGTTTATTATTGCACTGGCTTTATCGATGAGTTGCGGTGCTGTTGCCGGTAACAGTTCAGTCAAGGTAATTGGTAAGTATGATGACATCAGTGTAGCGCTGATCCCGCCAAGCACACCCGAAAGAAAACAAATCGAGTACATACTGTATAAGTAGGCAGAAGTACGCGGATTGGAAGGTATGGCCGTTTGCACGGATTACTTTTTTTTCAAATGATCATAACCTTGGGGAGGGCGATAGTACCCCCTGGTTTTCAGTCGTTCGGCCATTTCAGCATAATAGTGTGAGTCAGTAGGGGCAATCGTATTTAAGCCGTCAACGTAGCGGTTGTACAAACAAAACAAAGCAGCTATCAGTACGGTATCATGAATTTCAATATCAGTAGCGCCAAATTTTTTTGCCTGCTCAATAGCTTCGGGCGTAACGCTTTTGCCGCTTTCCTGCACCTGCGATGCAATGGTCAGTAGGGCCTTCATTTTGTTGCTGATGGGTGCCGTACGGTAATCTTGTTTGATTTTGGAGGTAGTTTCATACTCACCCAGAAATGCATCGGCAGCGGCCGTATGCGAGGTGGCACAGTAAACACATTTGTTTTTGTGCGAGACGAGGGCAGCAATCCACTCGCGTTCGGCTTCCGATAAGGTTGAAGGGCCCCGCAATAATAATTGTGTCAGCGCGCGCAGGGGCTCAGCGGTTTGGCGGTTAAACTCAAGCAGGCCGGTAACACCCGGCAGGTGTTCTTCCAATGAAATGTATGGCATCTTTATTCTTTGTCAAGCCAAATTAAGAATTCTATCGAATCCTTCAAGGTGAGATCAAACAAAGTATAAGCAGCCAATGCAATCGGCCAAGCGGCAGAGATTACCGTTGATTCATCAGGTATTTTTTCGGTGTTATCCCAAACTTCTTTTTAAAGGCTGCGATAAAATGACTGGGGTTGGCATACCCAATCTGGTAGGCTACCTCGTTTACATGCAGCCGCCCTTTATCCAGCAGCACCCGGGCCTGGTCAAGTTTGTGGTCCAGTAAGTACCCGTAAACCGTGTTTCCGTATATCTGTTTAAAGCCGGTTTTAAGCTGGTACTCATTTAGGCCGCACAGTTTGGCCAGTTGGCGGATGGCGGGCGGATGTTCGAGGTGTTTAAGTAAATGTTCTTTGGCGATTTTAATTTTTCGAACCACTTCATCATCTTTTAAAAACGGGCAGCTCTCCGTATCCGGAGCTTTAAGCGCAAAGTAAAGGCTGAGTATTTCCAACACTTTACCCTGATAAAAAAGCAGGCGGGCATGATCATTCAGTTGAACGGTGAACAACTGATTGAGCACCACCAGCAGCGAGGGGGCAACCTCTTTCTCATCATAAAACTTGCGGTTAATGTTTTCCGGGGTGAGAAAGGGCAATGGCTCATGTATGAATAATGCATGCAGATGCTCCAGGGTAATCGATAACCAAACCAGACTGGTCTTGCCGGCAAGTTTAAGCGTATGCGGTAAGTCAGTTTCCGGGTTGTAAAACAAAAAGTTCTTCCTCAGGCCAAGTTCACGGCTGTAGTGCGGTCCAAACTCCAGCACGGCTTGCCCTTCGAGGCAGAAATAAAAATGTACCACCCGCTTTGCAAATGTTGAGGGTAACTCAACCTGTCCGGCCGGATTTACCAGCGTGCTTAACCGGGTGCTGGCATCCTCAACAAGTGATTTCCATATCGGGGTATTTTCTGTTTTCAAATTAAGCTCTTTCTTCCTCCTGCCTGGCGCAAAAGTATCCAATTATAGCTAATCATAATAGCCTAAAATGACTGATTTTGGATATAGAATACCCTTATCAGGAGCCGGCACAAACTGATTTTTATCAGGTGGTATAATTGCTCCGTTTACGGGTATTTTTAAATCAGGTATGATTGAATATTTGCGCCCTGTTAATTATGGAAAAAGGGGTTTTGCCGGTATTGCTGATGCTTTTATGCACAGGTGTTTTTAGTCAGGACAGCCTGAAGACTACCCAACTTGAAGAAGTAGTTGTTACCGGGCAGTTTGAGCCGCAATCGGCTCGTAAGTCGGTTTACCAGGTACGAACCATACCCATGGAAATGCTGGAGGCACGCGGGGCCGTGCGCCTGCAGGATGTACTCAACACCGAACTTAATATTCGTTTCAGCCAGGACATGGCCCTGGGAGGCTCCAACCTTACCATGCAGGGGCTGTCGGGCCAGAATGTGAAAGTGCTGATTGACGGTGTGCCCCTGGTGGGTCGTCAGGGTACATCAAACGAGATCAACATTAACCAGATTAATGTTAACGCCATTGAGCGCATTGAAATCATAGAAGGGCCCATGTCGGTGGTGTATGGAGCCGATGCACTGGCCGGTGTTATCAACATTATCACCAAAAAATCAGTTGATAAAAAACTAGAAGCCTCGCTTAAACTGCATGAGGAAAGTGTTGGTACTGAATATGGTGTGGGTGCAGGCATCCACAACCAGGCATTAGGCATTGGTTATTCTTCCGGGCATTTCCGTTACCGGGCCGACTTTAATCACAACTATTTTGGGGGTTGGCAGGGTAGTGCGGCCGGGCGTGATAAGCAGTGGCACCCGAAGAAACAGTTCATGGCGGCAGGGCTTGCCGGCTTTGAACGCGGGTCAACCAATGTGTATTACCGGCTGGATTATCTTTTCGAAGACATTTATAATCCGGGTGTATTTCAGGGTGGTGAGGCGCTCGACCAACACTACTACACCAACCGGCTGATGCACCAGCTTCAGGGTGGGTACTCTCTTTCTCCTAAGTTGCAGGGCAACACTGCATTTTCATTTACCGGTTATCAGCGTGAAACACAATCCACTATTGTAAATGAGACCACAGGCCAACGCTTCCTGGCCACCGGTGCAGGCCTGCAGGATGAAACTACCTTTGATGGATTGACGCTTCGCAGCACGTTGCAGTATAGGGTTAATGAAAAACTTTCGGTACAGCCGGGTATTGATTTCAATTTCGAATCAGGAAGTGGCGGAAGGATTAAGGAAGGCACCCAACACATTGGCGACTATGCTTTGTTTGCTTCGGCCGAATGGCGTATCCATCCCGCCATTCAGATACGACCGGGCCTTCGCCTGGTTTACAATACAGTCTATGCCGCTCCTCCTGTTATTCCGTCATTAAATACCCGAATAACCATTAACCCGAAGCAGGATCTTCGGCTGTCGTACGGGCGCGGGTTCCGCGCGCCTTCGCTACGCGAACTATACTTTGATTTTTTTGACGCCAGCCATGCCATCGAAGGAAACACCGACCTGAAAGCTGAATTATCGCACAGCATTTCGGGTTCGTGGAACTTCCGGTTTTCGGAAAAAAATGGCTTAGTCATTACGGCAACGGTGGGCGGGTTTTACAACACTATCGAAAATATGATTGGCTACGGGCAGAAACCCGGCAACAACCTGGTTACTACCTACCTGAACGTTGAACGCTATAAAACCACTGGTATAACGGTGGGCTCCACAATAAAGCACAAGGCGGTGGAGGCAGCCGGTGGGCTTGGATACACCGGCCGCTACAATCAGCTCAGCGAAAGTTTTGAACAAGTAAATGGTTTTGCCTGGTCACCGGAAGCCACGGCATCGGTAACCTACCGGTTTATCCGGGCAGGTCTTGATGTTTTCCTGAATTACAAGTTCACCGGCAAAACACCGTTCTACGAAATCGTAACCGAAAATGGTAATCAGGTGCCGCGCCTGGCCGAGCAGGATGCCTTTTCGTGGGCCGATTTGAGCGCAGTAAAGCAACTTGGAAAACACATTTCATTTACTACGGGCATCCGTAACCTGTTTGATGTAACCGCGGTGAACAATACCTCGGTTGCTTCGGGCGTGCACAGCGGAGGCGGTACACGGCCAATCGGTTACGGGCGCTCATACTTTTTTTCAATCAATTATTCACTAACCAAATAAACAAATATGAGGATGCATATAAAGATTGGTCTGTTACTGAGTATAGTTGGTAGTTTACTGTTGCTGGGTTCCTGCAAGGAAGATCCGGAGTTGCCTGATAACCTGGTTGAATTTGAGTCAACCACATTGGGTGTGGCTGATGATGAGAACGAATTAAACATTATTATAAAACTTTCTCGCGAAGCCACTGCAGCAACCCAGGTTGCTGTTCAGGTTACGCCAACGGGTGTTACTTACGGTGTTGATTTTACTACCGAACCGGCCGCAGTAGCAGGTACCATTACGTTACCGGTGGATAAGGGAGCTGTTTCTGTTTCTTTCACCCTTGTTAAAGAAACCGGTATTTTGTTTGATGGCGATGAACAGATAGTGTTTACAGTTACCCCGGCCGATGCTTCGCTGGTTGCCGGAAGTAAAGCACAATTAACTGTTACTTTTTCGGAGTTGATAGCCCTCTCGGGCGAAATGGAAATAAACGGAGGAGGTGCACTCTATCCAAACAAAGTGTTTATTGATTTAAGCGCCAACCGGCAAACTGCCGTGCAGCGCACTGCCTGGGATTTCGGATTCAGTTCCGGCAGCGAGTTTCGGGTTATTCTTAACTCTTCGAATGGCATGATGGCCCGTGCACTTGATAAAACAGATATGAATGCGGTTACAGCTGCCGATACGGCTGGTTTTGGTGCGCAACTCTCGCTGGCTGCCGTATTTGCGGCCATCAATACCACGCCCATACCCGGTTGGGTGCCCGAAGCGATTAACTGGATTGACGATCCTGCCGGTGATTTGACTAAAACAGCTATAGCGGCCGTTTCCTCAACGCTTTCGGAAAATAAAGTTTATATCGTTAACATGGGTACAGGACCCGGCACGCCTGCTCCGCAACTGGGCTGGAAGAAAATCCGGATCATTCGTAATGGAAATGGATACACGCTGCAGCATGCGAATATCGGTGCTACTTCGTTTTCGGAAATTCAAATTACCAAAAATTCGGCCTATGCTTTCCAATATGTCAGTTTAACAACAGGCGAAGTACTTGTGGAGCCATTTGTTGGCCGGTGGGATATTGCATGGACAGGCTTTACCAACTCAACCAACTTCGGTTCGGGACTGGTGCCTTACTATTTCCAGGATGTGATTTTGCAAAATATGACGGGCGTTGCCGTTGTGCAGGTATTAACCAGCACGAAATCATATGAAGCATTTGCAGAAGCCGATTTAACAGGCTTGGATTTCTCCAGCCAAAATCAATTGAAAATCGGAACAAGCTGGCGTACGGGCGGTGGCCCGTCAGGGCCGCCTTCAATCCGCAATGATCGATTCTATATCGTTCGTGATGCATCCGATAACTACTACAAACTGCGCTTTACTTCGCTCACAACCAGCGGTGAACGCGGAAGGCCCCGGTTTGAATTTGCCCTGGTGAAAAAGGGCGTGTAACTGATGTTTTAGGGGAGTTGCTTCGAAGGAGGTAACTCCTTTATTGTGTATACAAGGTGATTGAGCTAATTCATAAGGTTCCGATTCTGACAACGATAATTTCGTTGGGATTCTTTATTGTGCTGCGTAAGCATTGGATAGCGAAGAACTGTCCTCCTTACCTTTTCTGGTGGATGACAGGCGTATTGTGTTATGGCCTGGGTACCTTAACCGAAAGCCTGGTAAGTATTTTCGGTTGGAGCGAAGTCGTTTTTAAGGCATGGTATATTTTAGGTGCCCTGTTCGGAGGGTTTCCATTGGCACAGGGTTCGGTGTACCTTATGGTTAACAAGTTTGTTGCGGATGTTATGTTGCGAATAGTTTTAATCATAATCATGATTGCCACCATCATGGTTATCCTTTCTCCTATAAACTACGGATTGGTTGAGCCCACCCGGCTAACGGGCAGCGTGTTGGAATGGAAAACGGTGCGGCTGATAACCCCGTTTGTAAATTTGTACGCCTTTGTTTTTCTGGTTGGCGGTGCGGCATATTCGGCATACCGGTACAGTAAAAACCCCGAATTCATAAAGCGCTTTTGGGGAAATGTTTTTATTGCCACGGGCGGCTTACTTCCCGGTATTGGCGGATCGTTCACTAAGTTTGGCTATACCGAAGTGTTGTATGTTACTGAACTGATAGGAATACTCTTTATATACGTAGGTTACCGGACCATTCGCGCTGACCGGACCCTGTCAGTATTCAAGGTTCAGCTCAATTCATGAAGAATCAGTGCAATAACCGGTAGCAGAAACCCGGCCGCCATAAACCATTTGCCTCGTCCGGTTACGCCATTTTTACCTTTAAGTACAAACAGCCCGGTTATACTGATGATGATTAAAAAGCCGCCAAAGATATCGGATACCCATTTCCACCCTTTCAGGCTGTTGCGGTGTAACACGTTCGATTGATAAAAAACGGGCCTGCGTTTTATTTTTTCATACAAGCCTTCCCCAGTCTCAAGGTCGATAAATAGCGAAGCATTGTCGTAATAAATCTTTACACGGTTTTTGGCCGGGATGTCGTACACTTTAAACTGTTCTTCACCGGCCAGCTTACTGAATGCAACAATTAAATCAGCGGAAAGCTGGTGGGTTGCATAACCGGGCGGCACACGAACTTCTTTCTTTTCGATGATAAAATCCGGATTCCATTCGTCTACATGGTTTAGTGCAATTCCTGATAAGGAATAAATGATGATAAGCGATGAGAAGAAATATCCCGCATCGCGGTGGGTGATGATGTTCAGCCGCCTGATTTTTCCGGAAAGTTTTTTACTCATGGCAACTGTGCCAGGCTGTTGTTTACAAGGTTGTCGGCATGTTCGCGCGAAATGCGAATAACCCACTGCTCAATGTTTTTATCGGGTAGTATAGAATCGGCTATATAAGCCACATCTTTTTGGCGATTACCGGTTTTGGCAATACCATCGCCAATTATCTTAACCTGGAACATCTCATCGTGTGCCACCAGTACGGGCACCACCAGCGCTTTTTCTTTTTGCTTAAACACACGCTTAATAGCAACCGTGGTAGAATCCGGGTTATAATGGGCAACATGGCCGCACCAGCCGAAGGAGTAGGCATCAATGGCTGAATGTTGTTTTACGTAAGTGCCCACATCATGCAACAGGGCCGACCATTCCTTCATGTAGGTGGCATCGCCATAGGCAATCATTACTAGGCCTTCTTTGCCCGGCTCTTTCGAAAGCTGGGATGCCCTGTGCAGGATGTTTTCTTTAAGCAGGCCCGAAAAATCAAGCAGGGGTGTGATGTGCGTTGCAGCTTTGGGTGTGTACCGCT encodes:
- a CDS encoding peroxidase-related enzyme (This protein belongs to a clade of uncharacterized proteins related to peroxidases such as the alkylhydroperoxidase AhpD.), which gives rise to MAYITIQDDLPGIRGLMAFRPETATHLNELAEILLRDDNTLSRGDRELIATYVSYLNDCFFCQNAHGAIAQHYLQCDIQTLDKIKEDFESKPLPEKLKALLSIAGSVQRSGKAVTPQQIERARNAGATDKEIHDTVLIAAFFCLCNRYVDGLGTTAPTDRNYYVNRGKMRAEEGYRQFDLYR
- a CDS encoding MFS transporter, whose product is MQTAIPSNPRTSAYLYSMYSICFLSGVLGGISATLMSSYLPITLTELLPATAPQLIDKASAIINSLYLFGMMAGGLLLGFFSDRMGRKPGVQLSIVFIGVFTFLTAFAESWQLVAALRFLTGVGVGGILVTTTILVAEEWPDKSRNVVLGILSTTIPIGIFAAGLITYFISNWRTGFLIGIAPLALGMLSHFYLEESARWKARLPEQQSDTIAFFHPSLVSDLIIGCIIYGSMLIGLWAIFSWLPTWVQTLVHNSDGQKERGLSMMLFATGGLVGGFVSGWVSNFLGIKRALLLCYAAVFAFSFILFKLNPSLTIYSYLEMAGIAFFFGMSQGILNVYIPELFPTRVRSSATGFCFNIGRTFTAAAVFFVGWMVDFLGGYGNALFIFSFIFLVGFISILFAREKNLIDT
- a CDS encoding peroxidase-related enzyme (This protein belongs to a clade of uncharacterized proteins related to peroxidases such as the alkylhydroperoxidase AhpD.) is translated as MPYISLEEHLPGVTGLLEFNRQTAEPLRALTQLLLRGPSTLSEAEREWIAALVSHKNKCVYCATSHTAAADAFLGEYETTSKIKQDYRTAPISNKMKALLTIASQVQESGKSVTPEAIEQAKKFGATDIEIHDTVLIAALFCLYNRYVDGLNTIAPTDSHYYAEMAERLKTRGYYRPPQGYDHLKKK
- a CDS encoding helix-turn-helix transcriptional regulator, giving the protein MKTENTPIWKSLVEDASTRLSTLVNPAGQVELPSTFAKRVVHFYFCLEGQAVLEFGPHYSRELGLRKNFLFYNPETDLPHTLKLAGKTSLVWLSITLEHLHALFIHEPLPFLTPENINRKFYDEKEVAPSLLVVLNQLFTVQLNDHARLLFYQGKVLEILSLYFALKAPDTESCPFLKDDEVVRKIKIAKEHLLKHLEHPPAIRQLAKLCGLNEYQLKTGFKQIYGNTVYGYLLDHKLDQARVLLDKGRLHVNEVAYQIGYANPSHFIAAFKKKFGITPKKYLMNQR
- a CDS encoding TonB-dependent receptor; amino-acid sequence: MEKGVLPVLLMLLCTGVFSQDSLKTTQLEEVVVTGQFEPQSARKSVYQVRTIPMEMLEARGAVRLQDVLNTELNIRFSQDMALGGSNLTMQGLSGQNVKVLIDGVPLVGRQGTSNEININQINVNAIERIEIIEGPMSVVYGADALAGVINIITKKSVDKKLEASLKLHEESVGTEYGVGAGIHNQALGIGYSSGHFRYRADFNHNYFGGWQGSAAGRDKQWHPKKQFMAAGLAGFERGSTNVYYRLDYLFEDIYNPGVFQGGEALDQHYYTNRLMHQLQGGYSLSPKLQGNTAFSFTGYQRETQSTIVNETTGQRFLATGAGLQDETTFDGLTLRSTLQYRVNEKLSVQPGIDFNFESGSGGRIKEGTQHIGDYALFASAEWRIHPAIQIRPGLRLVYNTVYAAPPVIPSLNTRITINPKQDLRLSYGRGFRAPSLRELYFDFFDASHAIEGNTDLKAELSHSISGSWNFRFSEKNGLVITATVGGFYNTIENMIGYGQKPGNNLVTTYLNVERYKTTGITVGSTIKHKAVEAAGGLGYTGRYNQLSESFEQVNGFAWSPEATASVTYRFIRAGLDVFLNYKFTGKTPFYEIVTENGNQVPRLAEQDAFSWADLSAVKQLGKHISFTTGIRNLFDVTAVNNTSVASGVHSGGGTRPIGYGRSYFFSINYSLTK
- a CDS encoding PepSY-associated TM helix domain-containing protein — encoded protein: MSKKLSGKIRRLNIITHRDAGYFFSSLIIIYSLSGIALNHVDEWNPDFIIEKKEVRVPPGYATHQLSADLIVAFSKLAGEEQFKVYDIPAKNRVKIYYDNASLFIDLETGEGLYEKIKRRPVFYQSNVLHRNSLKGWKWVSDIFGGFLIIISITGLFVLKGKNGVTGRGKWFMAAGFLLPVIALILHELS
- a CDS encoding CbiX/SirB N-terminal domain-containing protein; protein product: MKRFAFILIVMAGLVAQLACSSSSGETLRTGEPANSKKIGVLLVNHGSRSATWRQALLNLEDNVKDSLVGYGKIQGTKTAFMEYNEPSIATRLKEFDAEGYTDVIIVPIFLTVSSHSFDDIPTIIGKKEDPQSLETLKIEKIERYTPKAATHITPLLDFSGLLKENILHRASQLSKEPGKEGLVMIAYGDATYMKEWSALLHDVGTYVKQHSAIDAYSFGWCGHVAHYNPDSTTVAIKRVFKQKEKALVVPVLVAHDEMFQVKIIGDGIAKTGNRQKDVAYIADSILPDKNIEQWVIRISREHADNLVNNSLAQLP